From Platichthys flesus chromosome 7, fPlaFle2.1, whole genome shotgun sequence:
GGTTGAAGCAGAATCTCGTTATCTTGCAGAATGTAGCTCCAAAGATCCACTCTTCCCCCTTGAAGTAGTAAACCACCAGAAACGGCAGCGTGAGCAGATATAAAATATCTGCAAGTCCCAGGTTGAGAACAAACACGTTGACGCTTCCCAGTTTCTTCCAGTTCAGCCGCAACGAATTCAACCCCCAGGCATTAGCAACCAGGCCGATGATGAAGACCAAGATTAAAACAGGAGGCAGGAATCTGCCGGTGAAATCCAAGCTGATAAGAGAACAAAAGGTTTTGTTCATGTTCTCCTGAGCTGcagttcttcctcctcatgAATGTGATCGTCTCTTTTGGTTTCACATCTCAGGTCTCTGCATACTTCATTCAAGTTCCTGCACGTACTTTGATCCAGGAAACTACGTCAATGACGCGGTGCTGGTGCCAGAAGCAGGGACACAAGAAGTGGTGCAATGATGGTTAGACCTGTTTTACTACCAGGCTGGTTACAGACAAgaggcagtaaaaaaaaatattttaaatttatgCCTGcgttgtttttaatgtccctgTGCAGCACATTAACTCTGTGGAAGGGGCTTTATAAGTAAAGCTGCCTTGCTCAATGTGAGGTCAGATGTTAAAGCCAATGTGGaaacaacacaagagaaaatCAGGGGGGGATTTATCTGATATAAACTATTACTGGACATCAGTCAGACTTCATGTCCAGCAGACGTCAGGTCTAACAAGCACTTTCATAAAAATAGTAATACTAGTTATAAATTTGGTTCCGTCTTCATATGGAATCAGCTCAttacaggaggaagaaggaagtgAAACGATTGGAAAAAGGCTTTTCAAACTTTAATGTGTGACTTTAGtaaggaaatgaaaaacatcaatTTAGAATAGAAACAATCATCAGGAAGACAAATGTAGGACCTTTGTAAAATATTGACATTATTAACTATACATAAAAAGTACAGAAATATTTACAgcaaaacagtaaaataaagaaagtgcAATATTCTCtgacagcgcacacacacacatatgcacacacacatatgcacacacacacacacacacacacacacacacacacacacacacacgcacacgcacacatgcacacggacACACCCGTTCAAAGTTGCATTGGCCGAGTCACAAAACAAGATCTGTCAACACAGAGGCTGGAGTCATTCTGCAGGATTTCTATCTAACAAATActcatttttaattcattttaatttgttacttGAGACGTCGTCGCTTTATAGCAAAGTAAATACGTctttaaaaaaatcttcttGACCAAACTAGCATCGAGATCAATGTCTTCGATTCATAGTTTAGGTTTTTCTAGGTTGAAAAAACACGATACAATTATTGAGACTCAATCGGCCCAAATATATGAAACTTACTGCTTCAGTCCTGATGTTTCCAGCTGTGAAACATCAGGAGGATCAGAGTAAATTTTCTAGTTTAAGAAAAAGTCAAATGTACTTTTATCTCATTTTACTTCAAACTTTTAGTTCATGATCAGGCCCCTTTAATTAAAAGGTTGCAGTTCCCTCTGAGGAGCTTTGTATCAGTGCACTTCTTTCAAAACAATCTCAAAAAAGCATTTAGAACTTTTAACTTCTACTTTCTGGGTTACAGACTTTTTGCagctgttttataaaatgacgTAGCGTTAGATCTGTGGAGTGATGGAGTCGAGCTCAGTCACAGTCCAGCACATCAGCTGCTAAAGCTCATATTTAAGCTGCTTTAGCTCTCGACTCTTCCAGCCTCTACATCAAGTCACAACCGCCTCCGACCCAGCTCCAGATGATGCAATTGTTGATCTTCATTCACACCGTAGAAACCTTGGTGGTGAACGGGCGCATGATGGCTCGACGAGCAGATGTCAAAGCTGAGCCGGAGTCTTTACGTGCGTTGAGGTAAACCAGAGGGTTGAGGGCACTGTTCAGACACACCAGCCCACGACTTATCTGATGGCCTATGTAAACTCCGTTGGACCACCTGTGACAGTTCCCGTGTTTGCTCAGAACTCTTGACCAGAGATTTAGGTTCTTGAACAGGTGATAGGGGATGtaacaaacagagaagagaaggatcAAAATGAACATCAACCTCAGGCTCCTTTGCTTCAGATCCTTGTCAACGTTGTTTTTGGAGCACAGTGTGAAAATCATATGTCCGTAGCAGCCCAGTGTGATGAGGAGTGGGATACAAAACCCAGTCAGGGTCCTCCCCAGGCTGTAGTTCAGGTAATCCTCCACGGATGCGCTGTGTGTGGTCTCGTAGCAGCTCTCAGTGCGGTTTCTAGACGTCTTGATGTAGAACACGTCTGGAAGACTCTGGGCAGCCACCAGCAGCCACACGAGGACTGAGATGTTCACAGAATGAGTGACAGTGATTCTTCCCAACACTTTCATCGGGTGAACAATAGCCAGGTACCTGTACACAGTGATGCACGTAAGGAATCCGATGCTGCCGTAGAGGTTCGGGTTGAAGCAGAATCTCGTTATCTTGCAGAATGTAGCTCCAAAGATCCAAACATTCCCCTTGATATAGTAAACCACCAGAAACGGCAGCGTGAGCAGATACAAAACATCTGCAAGTCCCAGGTTGAGAACAAACATGTTGACGCTACCCAGTTTCTTCCAGTTCTGCCGCAAATAATTCAACCCCCATGCGTTAGCAACCAGGCCGACAATGAAGACAATGATTAAAACAGGAGGCAGGAATCTGCTGCTGAATTCAAAGTTGACATGAGGACAAAAGGTTTTATTCATGTTCTTCTGAGCTGCAGTTCTTCCTCCTCGTGAATGTGATTGTCTCTTTTGGTTATACATCTCAGGTCTCTGCACACTTCATTAAAGTTCCTGCACCTACTTTGATTCAGGAAACTACATCAATGACGTGGTGCTGGTGCCGGAAGCAGGGACTGAcccacacacaggaagtggtgcAGTGATGGTTAAAACTGTTTTACCGGCTGGTAACAGACAGCAGGTGCTAAAAAGATGgactcaaaaaaaaaatctccttcaaattattttaacattttaaaacagattgatcctatttatttattttacctattcatattgtattatttaaccTTTGATTTGAACTCTGCTTACCAATTTTAAATTCTTTAACTTTGTGCCCgagttgtttttaatgttcctTTGCAGCACATTAACTCTGTGGAAGGGGCTTCATAAATAAAGATGCCTTTCCCAATGTGAGGTCAGATGTTAAAGCCAATGTGAGAACAACACAagaggggctggggggggggaggggggaagttATCTTATATAAGCTATTACATGTGGAATCAGCTCAttacaggaggaagaaggaagtgagatgtttggaaaaagGCTTTTCAGACTTTAATGTGTGACTTCAGTAAGGAAATGACAAAGATCAATTTAGAATAGTAACAATCATCAGGAAGACAAATGTAGGATCTTTGTAAAATATTGACATTATTAACTATACATAAAATGGACAGAATTATTTACAgcaaaacagtcaaataaagaAAGTGCATAATCATCTGAGAGCGcatcacacacgtacacacacacacacacacgcgcgcacgaacacaaacacagaggcacaAAGTTGCATTGGTCGAGTCATAAAACAAGATCTGTCAACACAGAGGCTGGAGTCATTCTGCAGGATTTCTATCTAACAAATActcattttaattcattttaatttgttacttGAGACGTCGTCGCCTTATAGCAAAGTCAATACGTCTTTAAAAACATCTTCATGACCAAAGTAGCATCGAGATCAATGTCCTCGAttcatattttaactttttctaggttgaaaaaaacaagatacaATTATTGAGACTCAAATCGGCCCAAATATATGAAACTTACTGCTTCAGTCCTGATGTTTCCAGCTGTGAAACATCAGGACAATCAGAGTCAATTTTCTAGtttaagaaaaagtaaaatgtacatttatcTAATTTTACTTCAAACTTTTAGTTCATGATCAGGCCCCTTTAATTAAAAGGTTGCAGTTCCCTCTGAGGAGCTTTATCAGTGCACTGATGTGTCTTTCAAAACAatctcaaaaaaacatttagaactTTTAACTTCTACTTTCTGGGTTATGGACTTTTTGCagctgttttataaaatgacgCAGCGTTAGATCTGTGGAGTGATGGAGTCGAGCTCAGTCACAGTCCAGCACATCAGCTGCTAAAGCTCATATTTAAGCTGCTTTAGCTCTCGACTCTTCCAGCCTCGACGCCACGTCACAACCGCCTCCGACCCAGCTCCAGATGATGCAATT
This genomic window contains:
- the LOC133957205 gene encoding P2Y purinoceptor 1-like: MNKTFCPHVNFEFSSRFLPPVLIIVFIVGLVANAWGLNYLRQNWKKLGSVNMFVLNLGLADVLYLLTLPFLVVYYIKGNVWIFGATFCKITRFCFNPNLYGSIGFLTCITVYRYLAIVHPMKVLGRITVTHSVNISVLVWLLVAAQSLPDVFYIKTSRNRTESCYETTHSASVEDYLNYSLGRTLTGFCIPLLITLGCYGHMIFTLCSKNNVDKDLKQRSLRLMFILILLFSVCYIPYHLFKNLNLWSRVLSKHGNCHRWSNGVYIGHQISRGLVCLNSALNPLVYLNARKDSGSALTSARRAIMRPFTTKVSTV